The Haliaeetus albicilla chromosome 9, bHalAlb1.1, whole genome shotgun sequence genomic sequence aacacagctcctgcaGTGGTGGAAGAGGACAGCTGATGTCCACATGGCTGAGGGAACACATGGCAAACCTGTGCCCAGTCTCTGGGGCCACAACACACCAAAAATAGTTGGAAATGGAGATTTTAGAAGACAAAGGCTCCTTCCCTGGCCAGAAGCAGGATCAGAGGTGTAAAGGCCTTACATCTTACTGCCTGGACTCCACTTCTTGAGCCAGAAAGTACCTCCTGATCTGGGCTCCAGCTTTCTTTGGTGTGGTCCCCCCATTTCCAAATCTCCTCTCTACTGTTGTTTTCCATGTTCCAGTTCAGCTCCAGCTAGTGAATGGCTCCAAAAAGTGCTCCGGACAGGTGGAGGTTTGGTACCGCAATGAGTGGGGAACGGTGTGTGATGACAGCTGGGACATGAGAGATGCCTCTGTGGTGTGTAGGCAGCTCGGCTGCGGAGAGGCATTATCAGCCCCAGGCAATGTTTATTTTGGGAGTGGATCTGGGACTATCTGGCTGGACAACGTTAACTGCAATGGGGAGGAGAAGCTCCTCACTGAGTGCTCCCTGCAGGCTTGGGGAGAGCACAACTGCAGGCACAGCGAGGACGCAGGCATTGTGTGCTCAGTTGAGGATGACATTTGCGTGATCTGTGCTCCTCAGGCAATCCAGGTCTCATTAATGTCTTGGTCTTGCAGAACCAGCCACGGGAGGACTATGGGCTGCCCCTCGGTCTTGTTGCACAGGGTCTTGTTAAATCACCCTCTCTCCTGCCCCAGGTTGGCCCAGGGACTGCAGTGAGGTCTCCGCTGGCAGCCCCAGTGGCATCTACGTCATCCAGCCCACAGGGCTGCACCCCATTGTGGTGTACTGCAAAATGAATGTGACGGACAGGGGCTGGACGGTCATCCAGAGGAACTGGCAGAGCACAGAGATCACCTGGGCTGAGTGCTGGAGCACCTATAAGTACGGCTTTGGGAACCTGCACACCGAGTACTGGCTGGGCACTGAGTACATCCACCAGATCTCCAAGCAGAAGATCTACCAGGTCAGGTTTGTCATCTGGGATGCTGCAAACAACACCAAGTTTGCAGACTACAACCTCTTCAGCCTGGAAGATGAGTCCCATGGCTGCTGGCTGAGGCTGGGAACGTACTCTGGGTTGGCAGGGGACGCCATGACCACAAACAGTGCTTCCACTGTGCATGACAACATGAAGTTCTCCACTAAAGATCTGGATCAGGACACTTACAGTGGGAACTGTGCCTCCAGCTACAGTGCCGGTGGTGGTACTCGGTGTGTTATTCTGTAGGCCTGAATGTCAAGGGGGCCATAACCTGGGGCAGCCTGTGTAATGGGAACTGCAAAGCTTCTGCCATCCTCATCAAACCAGCTTCCTACTGCTAgttgcattttcatttcctttctgtccaACCTGAGGCTAACTCTGTCTCTgcaaagagatggaaaaaggcaaaacatgTCATGGCCAAACCCACTGTCCTAGGGGTCTTTGTTGAGGTTGGCCATATCCTAcctactgaagaaaataaagcattttccACTTCTTCTCTCTCATGTAGATTCCCTCTACTCCTTAACTGTGCCTTTATCCTTTTGTTCAGAGTCAgataattttaattatgttaaTAATCAGAACAGTCTCTTGCAAAATCTGGAGTTTCCAGATCTGTAGTGTGCTTCATATAAAATGTGAAACAGACAACCCAGTGGACATGTATGGCTTTGTAAGTTAATTTACATCCTTAACTTCAGGCAAAATACCTAATTTTCACTTGCTGAAAATCTTGCTCAAGATATTAATGTGCACAGTCAAATTCCCACTCTGTACCTTCTACATTTCAGGCTTAATAGTTattaaatattcaaataaatCTGTATTCAAAAAACAGTACTAATTGTAACAGTCTATTTCAAATCTTTGAAGTGCTCACAGAGGTTAATGTGCTAGAAGGTTTCCACCACTGAAGCTCAGCTTTCCTGTGGGACAGGCATTTGGGACTGCAGGGCAAAAGCAATGcataaataaaacttgaaaCACTGCATGCAGACTTCTGCCTCACAATAGTTTTGTGCAAGCATAGGAAatgtcaaaacattttcacttttctc encodes the following:
- the LOC104314060 gene encoding LOW QUALITY PROTEIN: fibrinogen-like protein 1-like protein (The sequence of the model RefSeq protein was modified relative to this genomic sequence to represent the inferred CDS: inserted 1 base in 1 codon), which produces MAVQGAPLLLLACVLALPAPHLTRSIQSLSLFNQSVSSNTMYALNTLVNVQLQLVNGSKKCSGQVEVWYRNEWGTVCDDSWDMRDASVVCRQLGCGEALSAPGNVYFGSGSGTIWLDNVNCNGEEKLLTECSLQAWGEHNCRHSEDAGIVCSVEDDICVICAPQPGWPRDCSEVSAGSPSGIYVIQPTGLHPIVVYCKMNVTDRGWTVIQRNWQSTEITWAECWSTYKYGFGNLHTEYWLGTEYIHQISKQKIYQVRFVIWDAANNTKFADYNLFSLEDESHGCWLRLGTYSGLAGDAMTTNSASTVHDNMKFSTKDLDQDTYSGNCASSYSAXWWYSVCYSVGLNVKGAITWGSLCNGNCKASAILIKPASYC